One Thiocapsa sp. genomic window carries:
- a CDS encoding class I SAM-dependent methyltransferase, giving the protein MTNAIHRRFEAGRDAVRWSPDRYDRYRVPTPQSIVETALRITRERPRLVVDVGAGTGLSTRCWAPVADDVIGIEPSDAMRAEAVKRTSLPNVHFQQGLGHSTGLADACVDIVSCSSALHWMNPEFFPAEVLRILRVGGVLCAFWHRYPHAIDAWVVSRAYQAFQSEVNRFTVSHSSALRSWAWPEATKTFRANAGFRYVEELAFHVEKSWTFETFIGWVNTIGALNAPLDVDSAADPRPALLAELMRTVEPYFAGNPLIFHLTYPTLIAVR; this is encoded by the coding sequence ATGACTAACGCAATCCACCGGCGTTTCGAAGCCGGGCGCGACGCGGTACGGTGGTCCCCAGACCGCTACGATCGCTATCGCGTACCGACACCGCAATCGATCGTGGAGACCGCGCTGCGTATCACTCGTGAGCGACCACGCTTGGTCGTCGATGTGGGGGCCGGCACCGGTTTGAGCACTCGGTGTTGGGCTCCAGTCGCGGACGACGTGATTGGTATCGAGCCATCGGACGCGATGCGTGCCGAAGCGGTAAAGCGGACATCTTTGCCAAATGTTCACTTTCAACAAGGACTTGGGCACTCGACGGGATTGGCTGATGCTTGTGTCGACATCGTCTCCTGTTCAAGTGCGCTGCATTGGATGAACCCGGAGTTTTTTCCTGCGGAGGTGTTGCGGATCTTGCGAGTCGGCGGTGTTCTTTGTGCTTTTTGGCATCGTTATCCCCATGCCATTGATGCCTGGGTGGTCAGCCGCGCCTATCAAGCGTTTCAGAGCGAGGTCAACCGCTTCACAGTGTCACATTCAAGCGCGCTTCGATCTTGGGCCTGGCCGGAAGCGACCAAGACGTTTCGCGCTAATGCAGGCTTTCGTTATGTCGAGGAACTGGCATTTCATGTCGAAAAGAGTTGGACGTTCGAGACGTTCATCGGCTGGGTGAACACAATAGGTGCATTGAATGCGCCCCTGGATGTCGATTCCGCCGCCGACCCTCGCCCGGCGCTGCTCGCGGAGCTGATGCGAACGGTGGAACCGTATTTCGCTGGCAACCCACTGATCTTCCATCTGACCTATCCCACCTTGATCGCCGTGCGATGA
- a CDS encoding AAA family ATPase, whose protein sequence is MSLYAEILDWSMTLPLWQQDALRRLAADASAPTQKDIDELAALCHDGANGRASKVTTIPLNASHVPASAGTGPSVALSAVSDTQSVNAIANGQTLSFGLAGITAIYGDNGAGKSGCSRLLRQACHARGQSSGILPNVYHASPNTPTATIHYRVDNVDRQALWSAANSPAGAEDLGRVAVFDTRAASEFVEKDNGIFWMPGGLDLFMRLTGVVDAVRDHHQRALAAVATPQPLPELPADTAAARCLMGLDPTTPIGRIDALALTSQETAELQGLETLLAAPDPAALAIQHRQRAQRLRALATRIETLEESLGAAALQQLHAQRQAYEAALAAEQMLVGQTFTDTDLPGVGGAAWRTLWNAARAYAAAGATPDGHFPSAEPPGHCVLCNQPLSADARDRLTRFHQFVHADVAKQREEKASALRLRLQAIRVLPTRESGDPALVGEVAGQHPDGGSHLAALLDQAARLQQVIAGLSLEQPAWTLPEPLAPAWPAWLRQLADATQHEAQVAEQSAQPATRAAQTTRQRELAARKTLLAARGQIAAEIARLADQAAHKLALQTCTTTAISRKAGELTKTYVTDQLLQGFAAEARALRLPERVSYSPSRNEKGTTDQRVVLETADWAGRTATPVQVLSEGERRAVALAAFLAELGTRDDHSAIVLDDPVSSLDHDRRQAVAGRLAHCAADRQVIVFTHDLVFLHMLGAEAKACGVDITTREIRRSSAAAGHCAEHPPTKAMSIKALLGVLKTHQQTITAQDRNARFDAYARELPLGYGLLREAWERAVEELLFNQTVMRFDHRIQTQRLKTVHDISESISPPSTPA, encoded by the coding sequence ATGAGCCTCTACGCCGAAATTCTCGACTGGTCCATGACCCTGCCGCTATGGCAGCAAGACGCCTTGCGCCGGTTGGCAGCCGATGCATCCGCGCCCACGCAGAAGGACATCGATGAGCTCGCCGCCCTCTGCCACGACGGCGCCAATGGACGCGCATCCAAGGTAACAACCATCCCCCTGAACGCCAGCCATGTCCCCGCGAGCGCCGGCACCGGTCCGAGCGTCGCGCTGAGCGCCGTCAGCGACACCCAATCGGTCAACGCCATCGCGAACGGTCAGACACTCAGCTTCGGCCTCGCGGGCATCACCGCCATCTATGGCGACAACGGCGCCGGTAAATCCGGCTGCAGCCGGCTGCTGCGTCAAGCCTGTCACGCGCGCGGCCAGTCATCGGGTATCTTGCCCAACGTCTATCACGCCAGCCCGAACACCCCGACTGCGACCATCCACTACCGCGTCGACAACGTCGACCGCCAGGCCCTCTGGAGCGCCGCCAACAGCCCCGCCGGCGCCGAAGACCTCGGCCGCGTGGCCGTCTTCGATACCCGGGCCGCCAGCGAATTCGTCGAAAAAGACAACGGCATCTTCTGGATGCCCGGCGGGCTCGACCTCTTCATGCGCCTGACCGGCGTCGTCGATGCCGTGCGCGACCACCACCAGCGCGCGCTCGCCGCTGTCGCCACGCCGCAACCGCTTCCGGAGCTGCCGGCGGACACGGCCGCCGCGCGCTGTCTCATGGGGCTCGACCCGACCACGCCCATCGGCCGGATCGACGCATTGGCACTCACCAGCCAAGAGACCGCAGAGCTGCAAGGGCTCGAGACCCTGCTCGCCGCGCCGGACCCCGCCGCCTTAGCCATACAACACCGCCAGCGTGCGCAACGTCTGCGCGCCCTCGCCACACGGATCGAAACACTCGAAGAGAGCCTCGGCGCCGCCGCGCTCCAACAGCTCCACGCCCAACGCCAAGCGTATGAGGCCGCGCTCGCCGCAGAGCAGATGCTCGTCGGCCAAACCTTCACCGATACCGATCTGCCCGGCGTGGGCGGAGCGGCGTGGCGCACCCTCTGGAACGCGGCCCGCGCCTACGCGGCCGCCGGCGCCACCCCGGATGGACACTTCCCATCCGCCGAGCCGCCCGGCCACTGCGTCCTCTGCAATCAACCCCTGTCAGCGGATGCGCGCGACCGTCTGACCCGCTTCCACCAATTCGTTCACGCCGATGTCGCCAAGCAGCGCGAGGAGAAGGCAAGCGCCTTGCGCTTGCGCCTCCAGGCGATCCGCGTCTTGCCCACCCGCGAGTCGGGAGACCCCGCCCTTGTCGGCGAAGTCGCCGGGCAACATCCCGACGGCGGGTCCCATCTCGCGGCCTTGCTCGATCAGGCCGCCCGCCTGCAACAGGTCATCGCAGGCCTGTCCTTGGAGCAACCCGCCTGGACCCTGCCCGAGCCCCTCGCGCCGGCCTGGCCGGCATGGCTCAGGCAACTGGCGGACGCAACGCAGCACGAAGCGCAAGTCGCCGAACAATCGGCGCAGCCGGCAACCCGCGCCGCACAGACCACCCGCCAGCGCGAGCTTGCAGCACGCAAGACCCTGCTCGCGGCACGCGGTCAGATTGCAGCCGAGATCGCCCGCCTCGCCGACCAAGCCGCGCACAAGCTCGCCCTGCAGACCTGCACGACCACGGCCATTTCCCGCAAAGCGGGCGAATTGACCAAGACCTACGTCACCGACCAGCTCCTGCAAGGCTTTGCGGCGGAAGCCCGAGCCCTGCGTCTGCCCGAGCGCGTGAGCTACAGCCCGAGCCGCAACGAAAAGGGCACCACCGACCAGCGCGTCGTGCTCGAAACCGCCGACTGGGCGGGACGAACCGCCACCCCCGTGCAGGTTCTGAGCGAAGGGGAGCGCCGCGCCGTTGCGTTGGCGGCCTTCCTGGCCGAACTGGGCACCCGCGACGACCACTCGGCCATCGTGCTGGACGACCCGGTCTCGTCGCTCGATCATGACCGGCGCCAAGCCGTGGCCGGACGCCTGGCGCACTGCGCCGCGGATCGGCAGGTCATCGTCTTCACCCACGATCTGGTCTTCCTGCACATGCTCGGTGCCGAGGCCAAGGCGTGCGGTGTCGACATCACGACCCGTGAGATCCGCCGTAGCAGCGCCGCCGCCGGCCACTGCGCCGAACACCCGCCGACCAAGGCGATGTCGATCAAGGCGCTGTTGGGCGTGCTCAAGACGCACCAGCAGACCATCACCGCGCAAGACCGCAACGCCCGGTTCGATGCCTACGCGCGCGAACTCCCGCTGGGCTACGGCCTGCTGCGCGAGGCATGGGAGCGCGCGGTTGAGGAGCTCCTCTTCAATCAGACCGTGATGCGGTTCGACCACCGCATCCAGACCCAACGCCTGAAGACGGTGCATGACATCAGCGAGTCGATCTCGCCACCATCGACGCCGGCATGA
- a CDS encoding ABC transporter ATP-binding protein, with product MSDTLIKVEGVSKKFCRSLKKSLWYGVQDLGNEIRGRRHGGKGELRADEFWAIRDVSFQVGRGECLGMIGKNGAGKSTLLKILTGLIKPDEGQVTLRGRIGSLIELGGGFNPLLSGRENIYIGGAIYGLSRAEMNAKIDEIISFSGIEEFINTPFGKYSSGMKVRLGFAVATHIDPDVLFLDEVLAVGDAGFRVKSYNKMKELIQKSAVIFVSHAMPLVARASTSVMLLNQGAVAYHGDSISHGIERYMDMFEGEKPEAAYCEGAVIDSAHVRSTHCRSSDDNEVVAIHHLDDLVLDLNLTVNEPCREFSIAFSIADKDMRSVAAFSTTHNGVRLINKGGALNLAIRIPECQLTDGEYFITILVSDSSPETIGINGMPSRLAEYRHWVKFKVRGLNSKHWVPFFLKGFVDVKEPE from the coding sequence ATGTCCGATACTCTGATCAAAGTCGAAGGTGTTTCCAAGAAGTTCTGTCGGAGCTTGAAAAAGTCCCTTTGGTATGGGGTGCAGGATCTTGGAAACGAGATTCGAGGTCGGCGGCATGGCGGAAAGGGTGAGTTACGCGCTGATGAGTTCTGGGCAATTCGAGATGTTAGCTTCCAAGTCGGGCGTGGTGAGTGCCTTGGGATGATAGGAAAAAATGGCGCCGGTAAGAGCACATTACTAAAAATTCTCACTGGCCTGATCAAGCCCGACGAAGGACAAGTAACATTGCGAGGGCGCATTGGATCACTTATCGAGCTTGGTGGAGGGTTCAATCCGTTACTGAGCGGACGCGAAAACATTTATATTGGAGGAGCCATCTACGGCTTGAGTCGAGCCGAAATGAATGCAAAAATCGACGAAATTATAAGCTTCTCAGGCATCGAGGAGTTCATCAACACTCCGTTCGGGAAATACAGTTCAGGCATGAAAGTCCGACTCGGCTTTGCAGTGGCGACGCATATTGACCCAGACGTTCTTTTTCTAGATGAGGTTCTGGCGGTCGGCGATGCTGGATTCCGGGTGAAGTCTTACAACAAAATGAAGGAGCTGATCCAAAAATCAGCAGTGATTTTCGTAAGTCACGCGATGCCATTAGTCGCCAGGGCTTCGACGAGTGTAATGCTGCTCAATCAGGGGGCAGTTGCTTATCACGGCGACAGCATCTCACATGGTATCGAGCGTTATATGGACATGTTCGAAGGGGAAAAGCCGGAAGCCGCCTATTGCGAAGGGGCTGTGATCGACTCCGCTCATGTGCGCTCTACTCACTGCCGGAGCAGCGACGATAACGAGGTTGTAGCGATTCATCACCTGGATGATCTCGTTCTCGATCTGAATCTGACGGTCAACGAACCCTGTCGTGAATTCAGTATTGCATTTAGTATTGCAGACAAGGACATGAGGTCTGTGGCAGCTTTCTCAACGACGCACAATGGCGTGCGATTGATCAATAAGGGGGGGGCTCTGAACTTGGCCATCAGAATTCCCGAGTGTCAGCTTACAGACGGTGAGTATTTTATTACCATTTTGGTCAGCGATTCGAGTCCTGAGACAATCGGCATTAATGGCATGCCGTCTCGACTCGCAGAATACAGGCATTGGGTCAAGTTCAAAGTCAGGGGATTGAATAGTAAACACTGGGTTCCTTTCTTCCTGAAAGGCTTTGTAGATGTAAAGGAACCGGAATAA
- a CDS encoding DegT/DnrJ/EryC1/StrS aminotransferase family protein has product MKPLSSDASNDACKTTNVYVTQPHLPPLEEFIPYLEQIWKNKILTNNGPFHRQFEQALCDWLGVEHLALFANGTLALVTALKALRISGEVITTPYSFVATAHSLLWNNITPVFVDIDPQTLNLDPTKIEAAITPQTTAILAVHCYGNPCDVEAIQTIADNYNLKVIYDAAHAFGVQCHCGSVLNHGDLSVLSFHATKVFNTFEGGAIICPDAKSKQHIDHLKNFGFVGETTVVAAGINGKMNEMQAALGLLQLQHIDSALVRRAEIASRYREAIDAIPGLSWVPSAGQRVANHAYFPILCGDDYPLSRDALYDKLKANGIHGRRYFYPLISDFPMYRGLPSAMASDLQVAADAAARVICLPIYPGLGDADQARIIDVLSP; this is encoded by the coding sequence ATGAAACCGCTATCCTCGGACGCATCCAATGATGCCTGCAAAACCACTAACGTTTATGTCACCCAACCCCACCTCCCTCCTCTAGAGGAGTTCATCCCGTATCTGGAACAAATCTGGAAAAACAAGATCCTCACCAACAACGGGCCCTTTCATCGCCAGTTCGAACAGGCGCTGTGCGATTGGCTTGGGGTGGAGCATCTGGCCCTGTTCGCGAATGGGACCTTAGCCTTAGTCACCGCGCTCAAGGCCCTGCGTATCTCCGGCGAGGTTATCACCACACCGTACTCGTTCGTCGCCACGGCGCATTCACTGCTCTGGAACAACATCACCCCAGTCTTCGTCGACATCGATCCGCAGACCCTAAACCTGGATCCGACCAAGATCGAGGCGGCCATCACCCCGCAGACTACCGCCATCCTGGCGGTTCACTGCTACGGTAACCCCTGCGATGTCGAGGCCATCCAGACCATCGCCGACAATTACAACCTCAAGGTCATCTACGACGCCGCCCACGCCTTCGGTGTCCAATGTCATTGCGGCAGCGTCCTTAACCATGGCGACCTCTCGGTGCTCAGCTTCCACGCCACCAAAGTCTTCAACACCTTCGAAGGCGGGGCCATCATCTGCCCGGACGCCAAGAGTAAGCAGCATATCGACCATCTGAAGAACTTCGGTTTCGTCGGCGAGACCACCGTCGTCGCCGCTGGCATCAACGGCAAGATGAATGAGATGCAGGCCGCCCTCGGTCTGCTGCAGCTTCAGCATATCGATTCGGCGCTCGTCCGCCGCGCCGAGATCGCCAGTCGCTACCGCGAGGCCATCGATGCCATCCCTGGGCTCAGTTGGGTGCCTAGCGCCGGACAGCGTGTTGCCAATCATGCCTATTTCCCGATCCTGTGCGGCGACGACTACCCGCTGAGCCGCGACGCGCTCTATGACAAGCTCAAGGCTAATGGCATCCATGGCCGGCGCTACTTCTACCCGCTGATCTCGGACTTTCCGATGTATCGCGGACTCCCGTCAGCCATGGCGAGCGATCTACAGGTCGCCGCCGATGCGGCAGCGCGCGTTATCTGTCTGCCGATCTACCCGGGGCTGGGTGACGCTGATCAGGCGCGCATCATTGATGTTCTAAGTCCATGA
- a CDS encoding MarR family EPS-associated transcriptional regulator, with amino-acid sequence MTDDLHYRVLKQLEAHPDGTQRDLAKALGISLGSTNFCMRAIIDQGWVKVQNFRRSDNKRAYAYLLTPQGIEAKARITARFLQRKRAEYEALKVEIAQLAAEAASHGQTNDATSKT; translated from the coding sequence ATGACCGACGACCTTCACTACCGCGTCCTCAAGCAGCTCGAGGCGCACCCCGACGGCACCCAGCGCGATCTGGCGAAGGCGCTCGGCATCAGCCTGGGCAGCACCAACTTCTGCATGCGCGCCATCATCGACCAAGGCTGGGTGAAGGTGCAGAACTTCCGCAGAAGCGACAACAAGCGCGCCTACGCCTACCTGCTCACCCCGCAGGGCATCGAGGCGAAGGCCCGCATCACCGCGCGTTTCCTGCAGCGCAAACGCGCCGAATACGAAGCCCTCAAGGTCGAGATCGCGCAACTGGCCGCGGAAGCGGCGTCGCACGGACAAACCAACGATGCCACTTCCAAGACCTGA
- a CDS encoding sulfotransferase family 2 domain-containing protein — MVISHEFRFIFIKTAKVAGTSLELYLSTVLGANDTLTPFWEEEPTHQARGYRGRFNPTRELRKRITANRHLWHVGISRTLLDLVHADCFFENIPAWQIRARVPRKIWDNYYKFTIERNPWDKCVSRYFHSKGIYEKKYQSALSFGSWLRYFEGRLREPWTTRCWGSEAPYNFPRYADPWTDEILVDRVCRYETLNSDLTDVFRFLGVPFESLDRFRAKSSYRPVMQNTTELMNEEHIETIRSIFANEIALMGYRAPISDQCSEHEDEEIGSTSKHG; from the coding sequence ATGGTAATCTCCCATGAGTTCCGTTTTATTTTTATAAAAACGGCTAAAGTTGCTGGGACCAGTTTGGAGCTTTATTTATCGACAGTCCTGGGGGCGAACGATACGCTGACGCCGTTTTGGGAAGAAGAACCAACACACCAAGCGCGGGGCTATAGAGGCCGATTTAACCCGACGAGAGAGCTACGAAAGAGAATCACTGCCAATCGACATCTTTGGCACGTCGGGATTAGTCGGACCTTGCTCGATCTCGTCCATGCGGATTGCTTCTTCGAGAATATTCCGGCCTGGCAGATTCGTGCGCGTGTGCCGCGGAAGATTTGGGACAATTATTATAAATTCACGATCGAACGTAACCCCTGGGATAAATGTGTATCAAGGTATTTTCATAGTAAGGGAATCTACGAAAAGAAGTATCAATCTGCACTTTCTTTCGGGAGTTGGCTTCGTTATTTTGAAGGGCGGCTTCGTGAGCCGTGGACAACCCGCTGCTGGGGGTCTGAGGCCCCATACAATTTTCCGCGATATGCCGATCCCTGGACGGACGAGATTTTGGTTGACCGAGTCTGCCGCTACGAGACGTTGAATTCGGATTTGACTGACGTGTTTCGTTTTCTGGGGGTCCCGTTCGAAAGTCTTGATCGATTCCGAGCGAAGTCCAGTTACCGACCAGTAATGCAAAACACAACTGAGTTAATGAATGAAGAGCACATAGAGACCATTAGGTCGATTTTCGCCAACGAGATCGCGTTGATGGGATATCGTGCGCCGATCAGCGATCAATGCTCTGAGCATGAAGACGAGGAAATCGGGTCGACGTCGAAACATGGCTAA
- a CDS encoding ATP-grasp domain-containing protein yields the protein MKILVLGGGPDQAALIRKLQATGHEVIFADYYERPPAVETGARHFCVSTLDEGAILDLAKVERVGKVLTSGTDPALVTGARVSAVLGLGFPVSPDIVDLVTHKGEMKRRLRDLGIPTAAPMVWHTQAGAALPTVVFPAVVKPCDCAGSLGVERVDNEEELRSALGRAREWSRTGQALVEAFVEGRELSIDAFVDQGIAQVLMITESEKLPELRQFPIVRSWHPALDSDSLIAEVQKIVQAIVDGFGIGVGPLLVQLIQSAQGLSVLEFGVRIAGGGKYAFVERVTGFDLLQAYVDVSFGTWRGPLQFAPGPAFAAMTYVYCHPGSYLEIDGLAELQADGVIDEAFLYKLPGAQIAGHTASRDRPLSYLCSAQTQAALVEKLTRAEQELRVLDDQGIDIRLRHPVTGMRGSRAA from the coding sequence ATGAAAATACTCGTCTTGGGTGGCGGACCCGATCAAGCCGCGCTGATCAGGAAACTACAGGCGACGGGGCATGAGGTGATCTTTGCCGACTACTACGAGCGCCCCCCCGCGGTCGAAACGGGAGCGAGGCATTTTTGCGTCAGTACCCTGGACGAAGGCGCGATCCTCGACCTGGCGAAGGTCGAGCGCGTCGGTAAGGTCCTCACCTCCGGAACCGATCCGGCGCTGGTCACCGGTGCAAGGGTTTCCGCCGTGCTGGGGCTTGGGTTTCCAGTGAGTCCCGACATCGTCGATCTGGTCACCCACAAGGGCGAGATGAAACGTAGGTTGAGGGATCTGGGTATTCCAACAGCGGCGCCCATGGTCTGGCACACGCAGGCGGGCGCAGCGCTCCCGACCGTGGTCTTTCCCGCGGTGGTGAAGCCCTGTGATTGTGCGGGTTCACTGGGGGTCGAACGCGTCGACAACGAGGAGGAGCTGCGTTCCGCGCTCGGGCGGGCGCGGGAGTGGAGCCGCACCGGGCAGGCGTTGGTCGAGGCGTTCGTCGAGGGTCGGGAGCTATCGATCGACGCCTTTGTCGATCAGGGCATTGCGCAGGTTCTTATGATCACGGAATCCGAGAAACTACCAGAGCTGCGCCAGTTCCCGATCGTGCGCAGCTGGCATCCCGCGCTCGACTCCGACTCGCTGATCGCCGAAGTTCAGAAGATCGTGCAGGCGATCGTCGACGGTTTTGGAATCGGTGTCGGGCCGCTGCTCGTACAACTGATTCAATCCGCGCAGGGTCTGAGCGTGCTGGAGTTTGGTGTCAGGATCGCCGGCGGCGGTAAGTATGCGTTTGTTGAGCGGGTAACCGGGTTTGATCTCCTGCAGGCCTATGTGGATGTGAGCTTCGGCACCTGGCGCGGGCCCTTGCAGTTCGCACCGGGGCCCGCATTTGCCGCGATGACCTACGTCTACTGCCATCCCGGTAGCTACCTCGAGATCGATGGACTGGCTGAACTGCAGGCGGACGGCGTCATCGACGAGGCGTTCCTGTACAAATTGCCGGGCGCGCAGATCGCCGGTCATACCGCGAGCCGTGACCGACCCCTGTCCTATCTGTGCTCGGCGCAGACCCAGGCCGCTCTCGTCGAGAAGCTGACCAGGGCCGAGCAGGAGCTCCGCGTCCTCGACGATCAGGGCATCGATATCCGCCTTCGTCATCCGGTCACCGGAATGCGTGGTTCCCGCGCGGCATGA